From the Bacteroidia bacterium genome, the window CACTGGAGGTGTTGGTTAATTCATCAAGTGTTATACCTACGCCTTTGCTGCTTCCTTGCATGGTTATGGTATTACCTTCAATTGTTACTGATTTTGCACCTTCGTTGCGCGACAAATATATACCATAACTCTTTGCCTGAATATCGTTGTAGGTGATGTCTGCTGTGCGTAGTTTGCAACGCGCAGCATAGATACCCGTTAACACTTGTCTAAAGGTTAGATTGTGCGCTTTTAATTCACTGTAAATAGCGTAAATACCTCTGTCGCACTGCTGCACTGTAGTGCCTCCGGATGCCAGAGGTAGCATGTTAAAAACTCCCAATGTGTTTTGGCTGTTGCCCCAACTGACAACAGCCGTTCCGCTGGGTTTGGTTGGCCAACTGCCACTGTTACTGATAAACTCAAACTTGCTGTTAGTTAAAGTTAAATGACTGTTAACACTGTAAATGCCAAACTCCATTTTACTGAAATAATTTTCATTAAAAAGGTTGTCACCAATGGTGCAAAACATATTGTTGAGCCAGATGCCACTCAATGGTACAGTGCCATGAGTGGGTTGCCCCACATAACTTGGTTTAAATCCATTTGCCTTAGTAAATGTTGTACCCACAACGGTTAGTTGTGCAAAGCCATAAACATCGCTCTGTGCCAGTTCGGGCTGGGCATTAATGCCGATGATATTGTCGTAAAAATTACTGTTTACAGATTTTACAATGCCTTTGTTGCGCAGCAAGATGCCGTTTTCTGCATCGCGAATGGTGCTTGTGTTTAAGGTTACAATACCATTAGCCAACACTTCTATCCCTCTCCACATGGTATCACAAGCCTGAATGGTTGTGTTATTAATCGTAAAGACACCTCCGTTTTGTACAATTATCTGCGCTCCGGCAGCGGTGTAAACAGTGCAGTTGTTCAGTGTTAAATTTCCGTTTACATAAAAGCGGTTGGCTACAAATATTGATTGGTTGTTGATGGTTGCATTGCCGGAGAAAGTACTGTCTGCAAAGGTCGTGTCGGTGTTGGCACAAGCATTGAGAACGTTTACACAAACACTATCTTTCCACGTAGTATTTGCCGGAGAAGTAACGCTTGCTACATTGTAAAAGCAACTGCCGGGTTGGGTAAAGTAGCCGCTTACTGTGAATGTGCTGCACTGCATGGAGGTGAGGGTAACTTCTCTGTTCATTTCTTTTGCTTGTCCAAAAGAAACGAACCAAAGAAAAAGACACCAACAAAGCCAACCGCAAATTTTCTTTTTACGCAATACCTGCCCTTCATAAGTTGGAAAATTTACGGTTCGCACCTTTGTTGGATCGTCAGCGCACTGGGATTGTAGTATTATAAACCGATACATAGCTGTTTTAAAAATACTACACTACTCCTTAAAAACAACCAACTTTTTATGCACCCTTTCATTATTGCTTATGATTGTGCAATTATAAACTCCGTTTGCAAGTTTTGGTAAGGATATATATTGCATTGTACTCCACGGAGGTAAGTTTTGTTTGTAAATTGCTTTGCCGTTTATATCAAATATTTGAAATGTACCACTTTTGTTTTGAGGTAAGAGATAGATTATTTTGAAGTTCCCGTTTGATGGGTTAGGGGAAATGGAAAATTTAAAATCATGCTCAATTTCTGCAACAGAAGTTAAAGTATCACAAGCACTACCAATTAAACGCCCTAAATAATAATTGGGGTGATTGGGCACACCAATAAAATAACAATCCGTAAAAACATTATGTAACTGAACACCGCAAGCTACGCCTGCACTGTCAGGGTAATTTATTTCATGCAAATGCTCTACACTACTTGTTGATGAAATGTAAATCTTGCCGTTTGCAGCAAGATACATTAAATAAAAATTAGTATAAAAAGGCGGAACAGACGAAGGAAAAACATCATTGGTTGCAACTAACTGAAAAGTTGCGCCAATGTCCGAAGTATCAGTATTAATTTGATATAAATTTTCTATTGTTCCAAAGTAGAGGTATTTTGAATTTGGTGAAAATGCAGTAGCAAATGAAATATTTCCATCAGTAAAGTCAATAACGGTGTCTAAGCTAAAAACACCTGAACACCTGTCAAAATCGAACAACTGAACTTTTGATTGGTAACTCATTCCAACAATATTGCTACATGAAAAAGCAAATTTTTCACCGTTAGGTGAAAAGGTTGGTTGTCCACCAAACCCTAATGGAAAACCTGCAAATTGCAGGTTTTGACTTCCCATATATTGAACGGCATTTGGTGTTACTAAAAAAGTATGAGCAAGGGTTGCGTCAAAAGATAATGCCACTACCCACCAGTCTCTACCATTGGCATTTTTACAGGCAGCCATTCCGACACCAAAAGCGTTAGTAGCAATAATATTATTCTTGCTTATAACAGCACCTAATCCCCCATTTAATGTTATATCAACCGTTGTATAAAAAATATTAGGTACGTTAGCAGTTGTGTAATCTAAAACCTGATGAAACAAAACATACTTATTTGAATCATCAGGCATTGGCAAAAATAAATTAGCATAGGGCATTGGCAAGCCGTATTGCTTAAAGTCATCTGTAAAGGAATTGGGATTTAAGCTATCACCATTCACCATGGTATCTCCTATGGCATCGGCTATGAAAACTCCATTGCTGCTCATTAAAATATTTCCGTTTTCATCAGCAATATTTCCCTGTGTGTCCATAAAAGGTATTGTTCTTGTTTCCGTTTGGATATTATAAGAAGTGCCAGTAAAACTCATTCTTGCTTTTGCTTGGTCCCCCAAGAAAAAAATTGAGTTTCTGCCTTGCGAAAATGCTGTTGTTTTTAATACTACCATTAGTATTAAAAACAACAGCATTTTTAAAATGCTGTTGTTTTTAATAATTTTCATCGTGTAATAATTAATTTATTAATGATTGACTTTTTACCAACGGCATTTACGGATATGGAATAAACTCCCTGACTTAAATTTGAAACATTGATTATGTGTTTTTGATTTTTGCAATCAAAAACATCATCATATACTATTTCATTCAAAACATTTCTGATTTGAATTTTACATATTCCGTCATCTATTCCTGTTAATTGAACGGTTACTTTATCATTTGCAGGGTTCGGAATAATTTTAATATCACTTGATGTTATTTTTTCTGTTGAATCATTTGCAAAGCGGTACACTCCACTTTGAAGGCAAATATTAGCATCATCATAAGAAATAGAATCATTTATTAATGCTATGTATGTACGTGCTCTTTCCACTGCCTTACCTCCCACATAGGGACATTGACTTGCAATTGCAATTATTCCTGAATAGTTATCTCTGAGGAATTGTAAATCCTCATCTGTTTCCATATAGTTTATCTCCATCTCATTCATGTAAACACCATTCAACTCAGGTAATTCACCGTTGACCACATAACTGTTTTGCAGTTCTGCATTTGTAAGATTATCATTAAATAAGGCCTCTATCTGTAAATTTAAATTATATATTGTTTGATTCAGAAATTCTATGGTGTAAAGAATTTGATCTCTTATGACTTCCCATCCAGCAGGGTGGTTTTCATCCAACTTTTCAATGCTATCGGTTAATGTGGTTATTTGCAAATTACAACTGTCAACTAATGCCATTAAGGTAGAATCATAGGTATATGCAGCGCTTAAATATGCTTCAGCATCGTATAAATATCCTGTATTCTCACTTTGATGTTCTTCCATAAATTGAATATAGGTGGAATCACTAAACCAAAGAACAGAATCATCAGCTAACTCCCTATACAAATACTCTTCGGCTATTGCTCTGCTTTCTTCAACATATTCTTCCGACTCTAACGTTCCGTTAGCAATCATTACATTTAATACGGAATCCGTTAAAGCAGGGGGTTGTGAACTGCATACAGTAGAAGAAGAACAATAAAATGTATTATTCATGATACATTATTAATTTTTTTGTTACACTGAAATTATCGGAAATTATTTTGACGGCATAAACCCCGTTTGAAATTTTAGGCAATGAAATAAATTGCAGCGTACTCCATTGGGGTAAATTTTGAGAATAAACGGCTCTGCCGTTTATATCAAAAATTTCTAACTTGCCTGATGTGTTTTGAGGTAACAAATACATGATTTTAAAATTTCCATTATTGGGATTTGGTAAAATTTTAAATTTAAAATCATGCTCTATTTCTGAAACAGAAGTTAAACTATCACACACACTACCAACCAAACGCCCTAAATAATAATTGGGGTGATTAGGAACACCTCTAAAAAAACAATTTGTATGTATGTTGTGCAAATTGACGTTACATAAAACTCCTGCACTGTCAGGATAATCCATTTCATGTAAATCTAAAACACTGCTGCCTGATGAAATATAAATTTTACCGTTTGCGGCAAGATACATTAAATTAAAGTCAGTATAAAAAACAGGCGGTGCAGAAAGAAAAGTATCATTAACAGCAACTAACTGATATGGGATTAATCCAAAACTATCCGTATCATATTGATAGATATATTTTACACTTGCAAAGTACAAGTATTTTGAACTTGGTGAAAAGGTTGTTGCTGTTGAAAGATAATTATCAGAATAATCAATGACAGTATCTAAACTAAAAATGCCTGAACACCTGTCAAAATCAAACAATGAAACACAGGACAAATAATTCATGCCTGTAATACCATAGCTGCCTCCAAAAGCAAATTTTTCACCGTCAGGTGAAAAAACAGGTTGACCTGCAAATCCATAAGGAAATCCTGTAACAGGAAATGTTTGTAATCCCATGTATTGCAAGGTGTCAGGAGTTAAAAGAAAAACGTGCATTCCGGTTGCAATGTCAGACATTGCAACTATCCACCAATCCCTACCATTTCCATGTTTACAGGCAGCAATTCCCCAACTGAAAACACCTGAAAGAGCAATGTTATTTTTTGAAATAACCTGTCCTAAGCCTCCATTCATGGACAAATCAACATTAGAATAATAAATTTCTAATGCGTCTAATCCTACGGGGGCGTTGTAATCAGCAACCTGATGAAACAAAACATATTTATTACTATCATCAGGCATGGGTAAAAATAAATTAGCGTAGGGCATTGGCAATCCGTATTGTTTCCAATCATCCGTAAATAAATCAGGATTTAATCCGCCACCGTCCAACATGGTATCACCTGTTGCATCAGCTATAAAAATTCCATTGCTGCTCATTAATATATTTCCGTTTTCATCGGCAATATTTCCTTGTGTAAATATAAAAGGAATATCTCTTTGCTCTAAGGATAAATTATATGATGTGCCTGTAAAAACCATGCGAGCCTCGTTTGAGGTAGGCGCGTCATGGTAGCCCATAAAAAAGATAGAATTTCTTCCTTGCGAAAGTGCTGTTTCTTCTATTGAGAAAAAAATTATGAGAAGAAAAAGCATTTGTAAAATGCTGTTTCTTCTCATCGTGTAATAATTAATTTTTGAACCTTAATTAAATTATCATTCAATATGATTTTAACAGCATATAATCCCTGATTTATTTTTGAAACATCAATGCGTTCCTGATTATTGCAATTAAGTTGTTTACTTAAAACAATCTGATTAAGATTATTTATTATTTCTATTTTACAGTTTTCAGCATTTATACTTTTTGCTGTAATGGTAATATAATCACCTGCGGGATTAGGTTGTATAATTATCTCATCATTTACTTTTTCTGAAACAGTATCTCTTCCTATCCTGTAAATTCCACTTTGCAAACAGATATAATCATCATTATAAATGACAGAATCATTTATAATTGAAATCATACTTCTTGCACGCTCAACAGCACTGCCGCCAACAAAAGGACATTGTTGAGCTATTGATAGCAGTTCATTATAGTTATCAATCAAAACCTGTTTATCTTGTCCTGTTTCTAAATAATAAATTTCAATATCATTAACAGCAGCAGCATTTGTTTCGGGCAATTCACCATTAACAACAAATTCATTCATGTAATCTGCATTGGCTAAATTATCCGTTATAATGGACTCACGTTGTATGTTTATGTTATTAATAGTTTGGTTCAAAAAACCTATTGTATAAATAACCTGCTCTACTAAATCATCTAATCCTTCCACATACAATTTTTCAAGGCTGTCCGTCAGAATGGTAATTTGCAAATTACAACTGTCTATTAACGCCATCATTGTGGAATCATATTGATATGCTGCACGTAAATATTCTTCGGCATCATACAGATAAGCCACAGGCTCACTCTGATTTTCTTCCATGAACTGAATATAGGTGGAATCACTTACCCATAGAGCAGAATCGTCAGCCAGTTCTCGGTAAATATATTCTGCTGCTATTGCCTTTGCTTCTTCCGAAATTTCTTCTGAATCAAAAATTCCTGATTCAATTAAATCACGAATAGTTGAATCAGCTAATGCAGGCGGCTGTGATAAACATACTGCTGAATTAGAACAATAAAAAGTATTGCCTCCGTTTGTGCGCTGAAACCAAACAGTAGGTGTTACCACAGGATTATAAATCGTACTTAAAGATGAATCTACTATAAATAGAGATTGAAAAACATATTGAGGTAATGATAAGTTAACTCCTCCAAAACCGCTTACGGTTGGCACATTCCATTTGTTACCATGATGAGGCTGTGTACCAATATAAGTAGGATTATTAGGTGAGCCTGTGTTCAGGTACAATCCTATATAATGTCTGTTCATTTCATTGCCCCTGAAAACAGTACCAGGATTAGAACCTCCAAAGTTAAACCCTCTGTAAGTGGAATCAGACTGATTACAGGAAACCGTTAGTTTATTGTTGCTGTTTCCTATTGTGTAACCCATAGAATTTCCTGTTATTCCACTGCTGTATGTTCCTTCTACATTGTTGCAACTTACATTACTCCGCTGGTTTGCAAAAACAGAAATACCGCTTCCATTACCATTCAATTTAATTGTGTTGTATTTTATTTTGGCAGTGTTCAATGCTCCTGCATAAATACCATGTGTGGCATTGTTAAGATTTAGTATATTGTTGCTGGCGTTGTAGCGTACAAACGTATTGGCATTGCCTTCGCTCATCCATATACCGTAGTGAGCCAATGATAAACCCGAAGTTGTCATTCCGTTAGTGGTAATGTTATTGTTGGTTGCATACATAAACTTTGCAAAGGCATTACTCAGCATTTTTATTGCTATATGACTTGCCGTAATAGTGCAGTTAGAAACTGTATTGGTACTCAACATTGGCGCGTTCATTTGTTCAACCCCTGTTCTTACATTAAGCAAATGTATATAGTTAACAGTTAATTCAGAGCCATTTGCATAAATACCTCTGTAACTGCTGTCAACGGTTGTGTAGCTCCATGCCTCCGGCAATACTGTTAATTTGCCTGAATGGTTGTTGTTTTTTATGCTTGTTATGGCTGTACCTCTATAAGGAGTATTGTAAAACGTATCGTAATTAATGTTTTTAAAGACACTGCGTTTTACATTTAAGATACTGCCAATGCTTACGATGCCTGTATTCAGATTGTTAAAAATGTTTAATTGTAATGGCAATGTCCCGCCAATCGTCCCAATCCAATCATTCAATAAAACACCGCACTGCGGCTTTGCGCCATGTGTATTTTGTCCTGTGTAGTTTTGTTTAAATGCTGTAAAATCAAAAGTTGTTTGTTCTATTTTTAAAGTAGTTCCATTGTAGAATGCATTTGCAGATGGCGGCATATACACACCCAGTACAAAGTTTTTGATATAAGCGTTTTGCATTGTAGCTTTTGCTTTGTTGTTGACCAATATTGTTGTGTCACCATCGGCAACGGTGCTGCCTTCATGCACCAGCAACTCTCCAAAATCTTCTACAGTTATGCCACGCCACATGGTGTTGCAGCCTGTTACAAAGCTGCTGTCAATGTCTAAATAACCGCCAGCCATAACAATAATGTGCGCTCCTGCATCCATATACACGGTGCAACGCATAAACTTTAAGGTGTCGTTCACATACAGTGTTCCTGCAATGTAAACCGATAATGTATCATAACGATAATTTAATGTAGGGTCGGAATAGGTGTTGTTTGCAATAATCAATGTCTGCGCATTGGTGCAGGGATAACCCACATTCACGCAAACAGAATCCATCCAAACCGTATTAGCAGGAGAAGTAACAGAAGCTACATTATAAAAGCAACTGCCCTGTGTAGTAAAGTAACCACTCACAGTAAACGTATCACACGCCATAGAGTTTAGCGTTACTGTTGCAGGCAGGGTGCTGTTGGTAATCACAAAATTTGCAGGGATGTTGTCTGCAAGTGTACCGGTTTGCGTATTTACGCTGTTGTTGCACACAGTAATGGTATAGGTCACCGTATCGGTAAAGGCTGCTGCCGTGTCGGTGCCGGCAGTTTTGGTAATGCTCCAGCAGTCTGTACAGGCAGTGCTGTCCATAAACAGCGGATTCTGGTTGTTGTAGTTAAAATAGGCTGTATAGGAAAGCGAGTCGCCACAGTAGTTTTTGCCGGCAACCAGTATGTCGGGCAATGTGGTGTCTGCAGCAAATGCGCACTCAGGAATAAGATTAAAATATATACACAACTTGTCAGTAAGGTGTATGCCGCCATTGGCAAAGCCCAAGGCCTGCATGTTGGCGGGGGTTATCTGCCACGAGGGGGCGCTGCCTGTAAGGTAGGAAACAGCAACGGGCGTAGCTTTGGGGTTCAGTATATAGGCACTGAGCAGGTTCAGCCCCTGTGGTATATTAATCAGCCCTGCAAAGTCGGGATAGGCATATCCCGGATTGCTGTTAAAAATGCAGGTAAATTTTTTAAGGGTGTCGCAAAGGGTGTAATTATTAGGGATATATCCTTTGCCTTCGCCAGTGATGGCTGCCTCAAAATATTCTATTCCAAGCGTCACAGAGCCGGCACCACATACCGTATCGGGTATTTGCGAAGTGGCCACAGGAAAGCCGTTGCAGTTCCATCCGTAATATAAAGGAAAGGTCTTTATGGTGCTGTCGCAGCTCACAAAAGTAGCGCATAGCTGCCCTGTAACAGAATCATTGGGTGCCAGATGGGCCGTAAGCGGAATGATGCCGTTAACGGCATTGATGGCACTCTGACCCGTGGGGGTAAACTGCCAGTTTTGAAGGGCAGGGATTGCCCCATTTAAAGGCACTCCTAAAAACACATTGTCGGCACCGGTGCTGTAAAGGTCAGGCGTTCCGGTATGTACCACAACCTTTGGATTGTGCACTTTAACTGTCCAGCACAACTGTTGCTGTTGTGCATTGGCAACGTTGCTCACAGGTAATACAAGGTTCAGGTTGGGCTGTACCAATAGCGGCTGTATGTTGGCATTAAACGGAATGGAGTCTGCTGCTGTTGCTAAAGGTGTGCAAGAGAGGTTTTCTGTTGGATTACATTCCGACTCAAACAATCCTGTGCTGCTATAAACGGAAGACAGCGGCAGGGTGTCAATGGCCGTGCTACAGTCGAACCTTCGGATAAAACACTGCAATTCCAAACGGGTAAACTGGTCGCCAGCAAAGGCAGCCGTATCATTGCCTGCAGGACTCATGCTTTGTTGCAAACAATGCATGACTGGCAGTGAGTCAAAGGGTATCTGCACCAGGCCTGTAAGCTGTGGTGGTGTCAGTGTGTCGTAAGCAGAGAATGGCGCCATCGGTTGTCCGTTGTTATCATAATACACACCGGAACGGACTCTCATCAGGGAGATGTAATAACCGTTAGGTATTTGAAAACTAATGGTATCGGCAAAAAGTGGTGGCACTCTATATTCGTATGGATAAACATCAAAGATACGGTTTCTGTAGCCTGCAAGGTCGGCAATATAAACGGCTGTGATTAATTTTTCGCAGCCCTGATTGTTGGTAACAGCGCTGTTGTTGTAATAAGAGGTGGGTACAAAGTAAAACCTGCCGCCAAAAGTTTCGCAGTAGAAACGTGCCGAGTCAACAAAGTTCTGATTGGGCAACGGATAACCACTGTTTGTGTTAAAGGAATAATGAAAGTCTGTTTCCATAGCACCAACGGTGTTTGGCATTTGCGGCAGGGTAGCTATGGCATCGGCACCTTGCTGTTTGCCTGTAAACCACAGGTTGTTGGTGATGGGCGAATTGCATACCAGATTGCTTACAGAATTAAACGGCAGACAGTAGTTGCCGCAAACCGAGTAGCGCACTTTAAGTCTGTAGCGTTGCCCTGTTTTAAAAGCCACAAAGGGAAAAGAGGTGTTGGTAAAAGTTTCAAAGGCTTGAATGTTACCACCGGTGGTGTCGCAAAAAGTAAACAGCAACTGATTGCGCTGAACATCGGCAATCACACAATGGCTGTAAGCATCGGCACGATTAAAAGCAACCACACTTTGGGTAACAATACTGTTGCCTGTCAGCCCAAAGTCTGCACAATCTATGCAGGCATTGGTGTTGGGAATGAGCGTGTCAATATAAAGCACTACACTGTCAATGGTAAGGTCAAAAGAATCCAGCCCAAAGGGAATGATTCGGCTCAGTTGCATAAAGTGCAGTGGCACTCCGGCAGTCACTAATTGCTGATAGGTGTATCCGCCACCGGTGCCGGAGTTGTCGCCATCCTGAAAATAGGCGGAAAGATAGTCTTCGAGGGTATCGCTGTAATGGGCAAAATTTTCGTTCAAATAATTTTTAAAAGTGTTGTAATAATTGTCGCCTTTGATTATCTTTGTTGCATTATCAGTGCGGCTGTCATTATTGCTGTCCTGTAAGCCAAAAGAAATACGATTTATTTTATAATTCGAAACAATAGCCCCTGGGGCGAGGCATCCGGGGCAGTGGACACTTATTTGGTCACCGGTGTAGCTTAGCGGCAGCCATTGTTGTCGCACATCAGAAATCACGGGCAGGGTGTTGGGCGTGGTTTGTGTCAGGGTAAAACAGTTTGACGGATTGGGCAAGGTATAAAAGTTGATTTGATAGGGTGTAGCTCCTTTATCAATTCTGCAGCAGGCCTGCACGGTAAATTCAAAATGGGCGCTGTCTAAAAATGCTTTAAAGCCTGCACTGTTCATGTTAAAATAGTAGTTGTAGTTTCCGGCTTCACAAAGGTTGGTGTCAACAGCAGCAAACACATAATCGGGTTTAATAACAAGGGTGTCGCCTTGCGTAATACGATAGTAAACCAACTGTGCATGCGTGGCAGGACCGGCAATGCGCAAATTGGTGTCGCAATGTACCTCTGCTCTGAGCCATCCGTTCATCAGGCAGTTGTTTACAGGCACACTGCAACCATAAAGCTGATAGTCGTAGGGCGATGGCAGGAGTCCTTTTAAACGCACTTTCAAAAGAGCGCTGTCGCCAAAGGTGGCACCCGGTGCTACGGAAAGGTCTGTCACCGTTGGGCTGAAAATTAAATTCTGAGAAACATCTGCCGACCCTCCGCTGGCATGTGTGCTGATGGACGTAGTGTTGGCTAAGCCTATATTATAGTCCGCAGACACACCATCGCCACAAACTTTTCTTCCCTTAACAGAATTAAACGCCCAGTGGTTATAATTTTTTTGGACGTTAAACAGGTTGGTATCTTCTTCGGAGCAACGCAGGGTGTTAAAAGCGATAATAACGGTATCAGTATTGCCGAAGTTCTTTATTTTGAAAGCTGCTTCAAACAAGGCATCGGCAACTAAATTTTTGCACAGCCAGTCGCTGCGGTGAACGGTATCCACAGCAACAGTGCAAAGGCTTCCTGTATTTTGATGCCAGCTAAAACTAAGGAATGGAATTAATGACAGTGCATTATAATTGGGCAAGGCATTATTGAGTGTTGGAAAGGATTGGTTTATGTTAAAGAACAAAGAATCCATGGCTCCCATACCACTGTTGGTAACACGATATTGCCAGTGAACAAAGTTCACCGTATCGTTCAGGCAACTGAAATCATACAAAGAGTCTGCTGGCGCCAGACGTTCTATTTTCACAACAGGAGCATCGCCACTGTTAATGTAGTAGTTTACGGTGATACCATTTTTGCAATTGGTGCAGAAAATATTTGATGGAATGTTGTTGTTGCATGTCCATTGCAACTGCGCAGCTA encodes:
- a CDS encoding T9SS type A sorting domain-containing protein codes for the protein MNNTFYCSSSTVCSSQPPALTDSVLNVMIANGTLESEEYVEESRAIAEEYLYRELADDSVLWFSDSTYIQFMEEHQSENTGYLYDAEAYLSAAYTYDSTLMALVDSCNLQITTLTDSIEKLDENHPAGWEVIRDQILYTIEFLNQTIYNLNLQIEALFNDNLTNAELQNSYVVNGELPELNGVYMNEMEINYMETDEDLQFLRDNYSGIIAIASQCPYVGGKAVERARTYIALINDSISYDDANICLQSGVYRFANDSTEKITSSDIKIIPNPANDKVTVQLTGIDDGICKIQIRNVLNEIVYDDVFDCKNQKHIINVSNLSQGVYSISVNAVGKKSIINKLIITR
- a CDS encoding T9SS type A sorting domain-containing protein — translated: MRRNSILQMLFLLIIFFSIEETALSQGRNSIFFMGYHDAPTSNEARMVFTGTSYNLSLEQRDIPFIFTQGNIADENGNILMSSNGIFIADATGDTMLDGGGLNPDLFTDDWKQYGLPMPYANLFLPMPDDSNKYVLFHQVADYNAPVGLDALEIYYSNVDLSMNGGLGQVISKNNIALSGVFSWGIAACKHGNGRDWWIVAMSDIATGMHVFLLTPDTLQYMGLQTFPVTGFPYGFAGQPVFSPDGEKFAFGGSYGITGMNYLSCVSLFDFDRCSGIFSLDTVIDYSDNYLSTATTFSPSSKYLYFASVKYIYQYDTDSFGLIPYQLVAVNDTFLSAPPVFYTDFNLMYLAANGKIYISSGSSVLDLHEMDYPDSAGVLCNVNLHNIHTNCFFRGVPNHPNYYLGRLVGSVCDSLTSVSEIEHDFKFKILPNPNNGNFKIMYLLPQNTSGKLEIFDINGRAVYSQNLPQWSTLQFISLPKISNGVYAVKIISDNFSVTKKLIMYHE
- a CDS encoding T9SS type A sorting domain-containing protein, giving the protein MKIIKNNSILKMLLFLILMVVLKTTAFSQGRNSIFFLGDQAKARMSFTGTSYNIQTETRTIPFMDTQGNIADENGNILMSSNGVFIADAIGDTMVNGDSLNPNSFTDDFKQYGLPMPYANLFLPMPDDSNKYVLFHQVLDYTTANVPNIFYTTVDITLNGGLGAVISKNNIIATNAFGVGMAACKNANGRDWWVVALSFDATLAHTFLVTPNAVQYMGSQNLQFAGFPLGFGGQPTFSPNGEKFAFSCSNIVGMSYQSKVQLFDFDRCSGVFSLDTVIDFTDGNISFATAFSPNSKYLYFGTIENLYQINTDTSDIGATFQLVATNDVFPSSVPPFYTNFYLMYLAANGKIYISSTSSVEHLHEINYPDSAGVACGVQLHNVFTDCYFIGVPNHPNYYLGRLIGSACDTLTSVAEIEHDFKFSISPNPSNGNFKIIYLLPQNKSGTFQIFDINGKAIYKQNLPPWSTMQYISLPKLANGVYNCTIISNNERVHKKLVVFKE